A window of the Streptomyces luomodiensis genome harbors these coding sequences:
- a CDS encoding response regulator — MPGLSGRVLVVDDNKVIRQLIRVNLELEGFEVVTAADGAECLEIVHQVRPDVITLDVVMPRLDGLHTASRLRADARTCHVPVAIISACTKYEMDSGKALGVDAFLAKPFEPVDLVELVRRLMRQGAAGAAAPDDAEPVVGPTG; from the coding sequence GTGCCTGGCTTGTCCGGCCGGGTCCTTGTCGTCGACGACAACAAGGTCATCCGGCAGCTGATCAGGGTCAACCTCGAGCTGGAGGGCTTCGAGGTCGTGACCGCGGCCGATGGTGCCGAGTGCCTGGAGATCGTTCACCAGGTGCGGCCCGATGTGATCACTCTCGATGTCGTGATGCCCAGACTCGATGGGCTGCATACGGCATCGCGGTTGCGTGCTGATGCTCGAACGTGTCATGTGCCCGTCGCGATCATCAGTGCGTGTACGAAGTACGAGATGGACAGCGGGAAGGCGTTGGGCGTCGATGCCTTCCTCGCGAAACCCTTCGAGCCCGTCGATCTCGTCGAGCTCGTGCGAAGGCTGATGAGGCAGGGTGCGGCCGGTGCGGCGGCGCCCGACGATGCCGAGCCGGTCGTGGGGCCCACCGGGTAG
- the rho gene encoding transcription termination factor Rho, translating to MSDTTDLMGVNASGTSDSGVGNNAAPATDASAPATGAATGAAPRRRRSGTGLDAMVLAELQQLASSLGIRGTARMRKGQLIEVIKEKQAAGSGSAQGSETAPSDAEGVTKPKRRATSRARTGDAAEEKGGSAKSSKAAGKAEKADKADGAEKAVAQAQIEIPGQPGEPAADEQPAGERRRRRATAPAATPAESGGTATAVETKTEARNDAAAKTETRAEPKGDAKAEAAADTAEGKGSRGGDRQDRQERGQKGDRRERQRDRGDRRGKGDDGQQGGGRQQRDGRGQGQQRADEGDDEFEGGRRGRRGRYRDRRGRRGRDDFGNEPQLSEDDVLIPVAGILDILDNYAFIRTSGYLPGPNDVYVSLAQVRKNGLRKGDHVTGAVRQPREGERREKFNALVRLDSVNGMAPETGRGRPEFGKLTPLYPQDRLRLETEAGGLTTRIIDLVAPIGKGQRGLIVAPPKTGKTMIMQAIANAITRNSPECHLMVVLVDERPEEVTDMQRSVKGEVISSTFDRPAEDHTTVAELAIERAKRLVELGHDVVVLLDSITRLGRAYNLAAPASGRILSGGVDSTALYPPKKFFGAARNIEDGGSLTILATALVETGSRMDEVIFEEFKGTGNMELKLDRKLADKRIFPAVDVDPSSTRKEEILLAPEELNIVWKLRRVLHALDSQQAIELLLDKMKQTKSNAEFLMQIAKTTPTPGNGD from the coding sequence GTGAGCGACACCACCGATCTGATGGGCGTGAACGCCTCCGGCACCTCCGACAGCGGTGTCGGGAACAACGCTGCGCCCGCTACGGACGCTTCCGCGCCCGCCACCGGTGCTGCCACTGGCGCTGCCCCGCGGCGACGCCGCTCGGGCACCGGCCTTGACGCCATGGTCCTGGCCGAGCTCCAGCAGCTCGCCTCGAGCCTTGGCATCAGGGGCACCGCACGGATGCGCAAAGGCCAGCTGATCGAGGTCATCAAGGAGAAGCAGGCCGCGGGCTCCGGCTCCGCCCAGGGCTCCGAGACCGCCCCGTCCGACGCGGAGGGGGTGACCAAGCCGAAGCGCCGTGCCACCTCCCGGGCCCGTACGGGCGATGCCGCCGAGGAGAAGGGCGGCAGCGCCAAGTCCTCGAAGGCCGCCGGGAAGGCGGAGAAGGCCGACAAGGCCGACGGGGCCGAGAAGGCCGTCGCGCAAGCGCAGATCGAGATCCCGGGCCAGCCCGGTGAGCCCGCCGCCGATGAGCAGCCGGCCGGTGAGCGCCGCCGCCGCCGGGCCACCGCGCCCGCCGCCACCCCGGCCGAGTCCGGGGGCACGGCCACCGCCGTCGAGACCAAGACGGAAGCGCGTAACGACGCCGCCGCCAAGACCGAGACCCGGGCCGAGCCCAAGGGCGACGCGAAGGCCGAGGCCGCCGCCGACACCGCCGAGGGCAAGGGCTCCCGGGGCGGTGACCGCCAGGACCGCCAGGAGCGCGGCCAGAAGGGCGACCGCCGGGAGCGCCAGCGCGACCGCGGGGACCGCCGCGGCAAGGGCGACGACGGCCAGCAGGGCGGTGGCCGTCAGCAGCGCGACGGGCGCGGCCAGGGCCAGCAGCGCGCCGACGAGGGCGACGACGAGTTCGAGGGCGGCCGCCGCGGCCGCCGTGGCCGCTACCGCGACCGCCGTGGCCGCCGGGGCCGCGACGACTTCGGCAATGAGCCGCAGCTGTCCGAGGACGATGTGCTGATCCCGGTCGCGGGCATCCTCGACATCCTCGACAACTACGCCTTCATCCGGACCTCCGGCTACCTCCCGGGTCCGAACGACGTGTACGTCTCGCTCGCGCAGGTCCGCAAGAACGGTCTGCGCAAGGGCGACCACGTCACCGGCGCGGTCCGCCAGCCGCGTGAGGGCGAGCGCCGCGAGAAGTTCAACGCGCTGGTCCGGCTGGACTCGGTCAACGGCATGGCGCCCGAAACCGGCCGCGGGCGGCCGGAGTTCGGCAAGCTGACGCCGCTTTACCCGCAGGACCGGCTGCGTCTGGAGACCGAGGCCGGCGGGCTGACGACCCGGATCATCGACCTGGTCGCGCCGATCGGCAAGGGCCAGCGCGGTCTGATCGTGGCCCCGCCGAAGACCGGTAAGACCATGATCATGCAGGCGATCGCCAACGCGATCACCCGCAACAGCCCCGAGTGCCACCTGATGGTCGTCCTCGTCGACGAGCGGCCGGAAGAGGTCACCGACATGCAGCGGTCGGTCAAGGGCGAGGTCATCTCCTCGACCTTCGACCGCCCGGCCGAGGACCACACCACCGTCGCGGAGCTGGCGATCGAGCGGGCCAAGCGCCTGGTCGAGCTGGGCCATGACGTGGTCGTCCTGCTGGACTCGATCACCCGCCTGGGCCGCGCCTACAACCTGGCGGCGCCCGCCTCCGGCCGCATCCTGTCCGGTGGTGTCGACTCGACCGCGCTCTACCCGCCGAAGAAGTTCTTCGGTGCCGCGCGGAACATCGAGGACGGCGGCTCGCTGACCATCCTGGCCACCGCGCTGGTCGAGACCGGCTCGCGCATGGACGAGGTGATCTTCGAGGAGTTCAAGGGCACCGGCAACATGGAGCTCAAGCTCGACCGGAAGCTCGCCGACAAGCGCATCTTCCCGGCGGTGGACGTCGACCCGTCCAGCACCCGCAAGGAGGAGATCCTGCTGGCGCCGGAGGAGCTGAACATCGTCTGGAAGCTCCGCCGGGTGCTGCACGCGCTCGACTCCCAGCAGGCCATCGAGCTGCTGCTGGACAAGATGAAGCAGACGAAGTCGAACGCCGAGTTCCTGATGCAGATCGCCAAGACCACGCCCACTCCGGGCAACGGCGACTGA
- a CDS encoding restriction endonuclease, whose amino-acid sequence MKRIEHTSDVGHPPNEMSETVDWAKAILLLVAESSRLPDTLPLHLEFQGRQELNMSEVSYAADMADLHVGRCNDLLKIVAILRSRAHGAADGDILGCHPGSDIAKFLAALDRIDTQTNILFDEIMQQKAALQYVNETSRRRRTCCRESPGYLLTRRLLQIFEPGLLNLVRLDTRLNKAADHLRAFLNSQASDLFRKPGTASIEQLDSAGHKEFEKICARLLERDGLQVVQAHGKKGDLAADVIGTDRYGQRFVLQCKHFSRVADKVGSETVQKVNGTARPIHNASTTMIVTNGGFTSDARRLADAFKIHLIGRAQLKRWAVAGDDLSQIMTRDQLS is encoded by the coding sequence ATGAAGCGCATCGAACACACGTCCGACGTTGGGCACCCACCCAACGAAATGAGCGAGACAGTCGACTGGGCAAAAGCGATACTTCTACTCGTAGCAGAGTCATCAAGGCTACCTGACACTCTCCCTCTACACCTGGAATTCCAGGGCCGCCAAGAACTCAACATGTCCGAGGTTTCTTACGCCGCGGACATGGCTGACCTTCACGTGGGACGATGCAATGATCTGCTCAAAATAGTCGCCATACTTCGGAGCCGAGCACATGGGGCAGCGGATGGAGACATTTTGGGATGCCATCCCGGATCAGATATTGCCAAGTTTCTTGCTGCATTAGACCGCATCGACACACAGACAAATATCCTCTTCGACGAAATAATGCAGCAGAAGGCCGCCCTTCAGTACGTGAACGAGACCAGTCGACGCAGGAGAACTTGCTGCCGGGAATCGCCAGGATACTTACTAACTCGACGGCTTCTTCAAATCTTCGAGCCAGGACTTCTCAACCTGGTCAGACTAGACACAAGACTCAACAAGGCCGCCGATCACCTGCGGGCCTTCCTGAACAGCCAGGCATCGGACCTGTTCCGCAAGCCAGGAACAGCATCCATAGAACAGCTAGATTCTGCGGGACACAAGGAATTCGAAAAAATTTGCGCCCGTCTACTGGAACGAGATGGACTCCAGGTCGTGCAGGCCCACGGCAAAAAGGGCGATCTCGCCGCTGACGTCATTGGCACAGACAGGTACGGGCAACGCTTCGTTCTTCAATGCAAACATTTCAGCAGGGTGGCCGACAAGGTCGGATCAGAAACCGTGCAGAAAGTAAACGGAACGGCACGCCCAATCCATAACGCAAGCACCACTATGATAGTGACCAATGGAGGCTTCACCTCAGACGCCCGGAGACTCGCCGATGCATTCAAAATTCACCTAATAGGTCGTGCACAGCTCAAACGATGGGCTGTGGCTGGAGATGATCTCAGCCAAATCATGACCCGCGACCAGCTTAGCTAG
- the lysA gene encoding diaminopimelate decarboxylase has product MSRSAHPAGPRHADVLPEGHYAAPPADLNQLDPRVWSRTVSRNADGVATVGGVDVKTLAEEFGTPGYFLDEADFRARCRAWREAFGEDADVFYAGKAFLSRAVVRWLNEEGLNLDVCSGGELATALAAGMPAERIAMHGNNKTVHEIERAVAAGVGRIVLDSFQEIARVAHIAQRLGRRQPVQIRVTVGVEAHTHEFIATAHEDQKFGIPLAGGLAAEAVRRALKLDGLELIGIHSHIGSQIFDTSGFEVAAHRVVGLLKEIRDEHGVELPEIDLGGGLGIAYTPEDDPREPQEIAKALRDIVHRECETAGLAVPRLSVEPGRAIVGPTTFTLYEVGTVKELPGLRTYVSVDGGMSDNIRTALYDADYTVALVSRDSTAEPMLSRVVGKHCESGDIVVRDAFLPADLAPGDLIAVPATGAYCRSMASNYNHALRPPVVAVGDGQAREIVRRETEEDLLRLDVG; this is encoded by the coding sequence ATGAGCCGTTCCGCCCACCCCGCCGGGCCCCGTCACGCCGATGTCCTGCCCGAGGGGCACTACGCCGCGCCGCCCGCCGATCTCAATCAGCTCGACCCGCGCGTGTGGTCCCGTACGGTCAGCCGGAACGCCGACGGTGTCGCGACCGTCGGCGGGGTCGACGTCAAGACGCTCGCCGAGGAGTTCGGGACCCCCGGCTACTTCCTCGACGAGGCCGACTTCCGGGCCCGCTGCCGGGCCTGGCGGGAGGCGTTCGGGGAGGACGCCGACGTCTTCTACGCCGGGAAGGCGTTCCTCTCCCGCGCCGTCGTGCGCTGGCTGAACGAGGAGGGGCTCAACCTCGACGTGTGTTCCGGTGGGGAGCTGGCCACCGCGCTCGCCGCCGGGATGCCCGCCGAGCGGATCGCGATGCACGGGAACAACAAGACCGTCCACGAGATCGAGCGGGCCGTGGCGGCGGGCGTCGGGCGGATCGTGCTCGACTCGTTCCAGGAGATCGCGCGGGTCGCGCACATCGCCCAGCGGCTCGGCAGGCGGCAGCCGGTGCAGATCCGGGTCACCGTCGGTGTCGAGGCGCATACGCACGAGTTCATCGCGACCGCCCACGAGGACCAGAAGTTCGGCATTCCGCTCGCCGGCGGGCTGGCCGCGGAGGCCGTGCGGCGGGCGCTGAAGCTGGACGGGCTGGAGCTCATCGGGATTCACTCGCACATCGGGTCGCAGATCTTCGACACGTCCGGGTTCGAGGTCGCGGCCCACCGCGTCGTGGGGCTGCTCAAGGAGATCCGGGACGAGCACGGCGTCGAGCTGCCCGAGATCGACCTCGGTGGCGGCCTCGGCATCGCGTACACCCCGGAGGACGACCCCCGCGAGCCGCAGGAGATCGCCAAGGCGCTGCGCGACATCGTCCACCGGGAGTGCGAGACGGCCGGGCTCGCGGTGCCGCGGCTGTCGGTCGAGCCGGGGCGGGCCATCGTCGGGCCGACCACCTTCACCCTGTACGAGGTGGGCACGGTCAAGGAGCTGCCGGGGCTGCGGACGTACGTCAGCGTCGACGGCGGGATGTCGGACAACATCCGCACCGCGCTCTACGACGCGGACTACACCGTGGCGCTGGTCTCCCGTGATTCCACCGCCGAGCCGATGCTCTCCCGCGTCGTCGGCAAGCACTGCGAGTCCGGCGACATCGTGGTACGGGACGCCTTCCTGCCCGCCGATCTGGCGCCCGGCGATCTGATCGCCGTGCCCGCCACCGGCGCGTACTGCCGCTCGATGGCGAGCAACTACAACCACGCGCTCCGTCCGCCCGTCGTCGCCGTGGGTGACGGACAGGCGCGTGAGATCGTCCGGCGCGAGACGGAGGAAGATCTCCTGCGGCTCGATGTCGGCTAG
- a CDS encoding homoserine dehydrogenase — protein sequence MMRTRPLKVALLGCGVVGSEVARIMTTHADDLAARIGAPVELAGIAVRRPGRVREGVPAKLVTTDAMALVKREDIDVVVEVIGGIEPARTLITTAFDHGASVVSANKALVAQDGAALHAAAERRRADLYYEAAVAGAIPLVRPLRESLAGDKVNRVLGIVNGTTNFILDRMDGSGAGYSEALDEATALGYAEADPTADVEGFDAAAKAAILAGIAFHTRVTLDDVHREGITEVTAADIASAKRMGCTVKLLAICERAADGRSVTARVHPAMIPLSHPLASVREAYNAVFVEAEAAGQLMFYGPGAGGSPTASAVLGDLVAACRNKLAGATGPGESAYSRLPVSPMGDVITRYHISLDVADKPGVLAQVATVFAEHGVSIDTVRQQGKDGEASLVVVTHQASDAALSTTVEALRRLDTVRDVASIMRVEGE from the coding sequence ATGATGCGTACGCGTCCGCTGAAAGTGGCGCTGCTGGGCTGTGGAGTGGTCGGCTCAGAGGTGGCGCGCATCATGACGACGCACGCGGACGACCTCGCGGCGCGCATCGGGGCCCCGGTCGAGCTGGCCGGGATCGCCGTGCGGCGTCCCGGCCGGGTCCGCGAAGGGGTGCCCGCGAAGCTGGTGACCACCGACGCCATGGCGCTGGTCAAGCGCGAGGACATCGATGTGGTGGTCGAGGTCATCGGCGGCATCGAGCCCGCCCGCACCCTGATCACCACCGCCTTCGACCACGGGGCGAGCGTGGTGTCCGCGAACAAGGCGCTGGTCGCCCAGGACGGCGCGGCGCTGCACGCGGCCGCCGAGCGGCGCCGGGCGGACCTCTACTACGAGGCCGCCGTCGCGGGGGCGATCCCGCTGGTACGGCCGCTGCGCGAGTCGCTCGCGGGCGACAAGGTCAACCGCGTCCTCGGCATCGTCAACGGCACCACCAACTTCATCCTCGACCGGATGGACGGAAGCGGCGCCGGCTACAGCGAGGCGCTGGACGAGGCCACGGCCCTGGGCTACGCCGAGGCCGACCCGACCGCCGACGTGGAGGGCTTCGACGCCGCCGCGAAGGCCGCGATCCTCGCCGGGATCGCCTTCCACACCCGGGTCACCCTCGACGATGTGCACCGCGAGGGCATCACCGAGGTGACCGCCGCCGACATCGCCTCCGCCAAGCGCATGGGCTGCACCGTCAAGCTGCTCGCGATCTGCGAGCGGGCCGCCGATGGCCGGTCGGTCACCGCGCGGGTGCACCCGGCGATGATTCCGCTGAGCCACCCCCTGGCCTCCGTCCGGGAGGCGTACAACGCGGTCTTCGTGGAGGCCGAGGCCGCGGGTCAGCTGATGTTCTACGGACCGGGCGCGGGCGGTTCGCCGACCGCCTCGGCCGTTCTCGGCGACCTCGTCGCCGCCTGCCGCAACAAGCTGGCGGGGGCCACCGGACCCGGGGAGTCCGCCTACAGCCGGCTCCCGGTGAGCCCCATGGGCGATGTGATCACGCGATACCACATCAGCCTGGATGTCGCCGACAAACCGGGAGTTCTGGCGCAGGTCGCCACAGTCTTCGCCGAGCACGGCGTGTCCATCGATACGGTCCGCCAACAGGGGAAGGACGGCGAGGCGTCCCTCGTCGTGGTGACCCACCAGGCGAGCGACGCCGCGCTGTCGACGACCGTGGAGGCGCTCCGCCGGCTCGACACCGTCCGCGATGTCGCGAGCATCATGCGGGTCGAGGGCGAGTAG
- the thrC gene encoding threonine synthase produces the protein MSGTRQWHGWRGIIEEYRDRLPVSGTTPVVTLREGGTPLVPAQVLSERTGCEVHLKVEGANPTGSFKDRGMTMAISAAKEAGAKAVICASTGNTSASAAAYAVRAGMVCAVLVPQGKIALGKMGQALVHGSKILQVDGNFDDCLTLARGLSEKYPVALVNSVNPARIEGQKTASFEIVDMLGDAPDIHVLPVGNAGNITAYWKGYKEYAAPFGDEAPRASHTPRMWGFQASGAAPIVRGEPVKEPSTIATAIRIGNPASWTFAEQARDESGGLIDEVTDRQILAAYRLLAAQEGVFVEPASAASVAGLLKAAEQGLVDPGQRIVCTVTGNGLKDPDWAVAGAPQPVVVPVDADAAAVRLGLV, from the coding sequence ATGTCCGGCACCCGTCAGTGGCACGGCTGGCGGGGCATCATCGAGGAGTACCGCGACCGCCTCCCGGTCAGCGGGACGACCCCCGTCGTCACCCTGCGCGAGGGCGGTACGCCGCTGGTGCCCGCGCAGGTGCTCTCCGAGCGCACCGGCTGCGAGGTCCACCTCAAGGTCGAGGGCGCCAACCCCACCGGGTCGTTCAAGGACCGGGGGATGACGATGGCCATCAGCGCGGCCAAGGAGGCCGGCGCCAAGGCCGTCATCTGCGCCTCCACCGGCAACACCTCGGCCTCGGCGGCGGCGTACGCCGTACGGGCCGGGATGGTCTGCGCGGTGCTGGTCCCACAGGGCAAGATCGCGCTGGGCAAGATGGGCCAGGCCCTGGTCCACGGCTCGAAGATCCTCCAGGTCGACGGCAACTTCGACGACTGTCTGACGCTGGCCCGCGGGCTGTCCGAGAAGTACCCGGTGGCGCTGGTCAATTCGGTCAACCCGGCCCGTATCGAGGGGCAGAAGACCGCCTCCTTCGAGATCGTGGACATGCTCGGGGACGCGCCCGACATCCATGTGCTGCCGGTCGGCAACGCGGGCAACATCACCGCCTACTGGAAGGGCTACAAGGAGTACGCGGCGCCCTTCGGGGACGAGGCGCCGCGCGCCTCCCACACGCCCCGGATGTGGGGGTTCCAGGCGTCCGGCGCGGCGCCGATCGTGCGCGGTGAGCCGGTCAAGGAGCCGAGCACCATCGCGACCGCCATCCGCATCGGCAACCCGGCCTCCTGGACCTTCGCCGAGCAGGCCCGTGACGAGTCCGGCGGCCTCATCGACGAGGTGACCGACCGTCAGATCCTCGCCGCCTACCGGCTGCTCGCCGCGCAGGAGGGCGTTTTCGTGGAGCCGGCCTCCGCGGCGAGCGTGGCGGGCCTGCTGAAGGCGGCCGAGCAGGGGCTGGTCGACCCGGGCCAGCGCATCGTCTGCACGGTGACCGGGAACGGGCTCAAGGACCCGGACTGGGCGGTGGCGGGTGCGCCACAGCCGGTCGTCGTCCCGGTCGACGCGGACGCCGCGGCCGTACGGCTCGGGCTGGTCTGA
- the thrB gene encoding homoserine kinase: MAGPAFRAAAVRVRVPASSANLGPGFDALGLALGLYDDVVVRVADSGLHIDIAGEGAETLPRDENHLLVRSLRTTFDLLGGQPRGLEVVCANRIPHGRGLGSSSAAICAGIVAARAVTIGGAERLGEAAMLELATEIEGHPDNVAACLLGGFTLAWTDAGSARAIRMDPADSIVPVVFVPGRPVLTETARGLLPRTVPHVDAAVNAGRAALLVEALTRRPELLLAATEDRLHQEYRAPAMPESVSLVNRLRADGVPAVISGAGPTVLALVEDGAADKVARLAGEGWAANRLALDAGGASVLPLT, translated from the coding sequence ATGGCCGGTCCAGCGTTCCGCGCCGCCGCCGTCCGAGTGCGCGTCCCCGCTTCGAGTGCCAACCTCGGTCCCGGCTTCGACGCCCTCGGTCTGGCCCTGGGTCTCTACGACGACGTGGTGGTCCGGGTCGCCGACTCCGGTCTGCACATCGATATCGCCGGCGAGGGCGCGGAGACGCTTCCGCGCGACGAGAACCATCTGCTCGTACGCTCCCTGCGCACCACCTTCGACCTGCTGGGCGGGCAGCCGCGTGGCCTCGAGGTGGTCTGCGCCAACCGCATTCCGCACGGCCGGGGCCTGGGCTCCTCCTCCGCCGCCATCTGCGCCGGGATCGTCGCCGCGCGCGCGGTGACCATAGGCGGCGCCGAGCGGCTCGGCGAAGCGGCGATGCTGGAGCTGGCCACCGAGATCGAGGGCCACCCCGACAATGTCGCCGCCTGTCTGCTCGGCGGCTTCACCCTCGCCTGGACGGACGCGGGGTCCGCTCGGGCGATCAGGATGGACCCCGCGGATTCCATCGTTCCGGTGGTCTTCGTACCCGGCCGGCCGGTGCTCACCGAGACCGCCCGCGGACTGCTGCCGCGGACCGTCCCGCATGTGGACGCCGCGGTCAACGCGGGCCGGGCCGCGCTGCTCGTCGAGGCCCTGACCAGGCGTCCCGAGCTGCTGCTCGCGGCGACGGAGGACCGGCTGCACCAGGAATACCGTGCTCCGGCGATGCCCGAGAGCGTGAGCCTGGTGAACCGACTGCGGGCGGACGGCGTCCCCGCGGTCATCTCCGGCGCGGGCCCCACGGTGCTCGCGCTGGTCGAGGACGGTGCGGCCGACAAGGTCGCACGACTGGCGGGCGAGGGGTGGGCGGCCAACCGGCTGGCTCTCGACGCCGGGGGGGCGAGCGTCCTGCCGCTCACCTGA
- the nrtL gene encoding ArgS-related anticodon-binding protein NrtL has product MTPAQLSRTVLHTVRRAVEDDELCVAVPERVKVRTPPRPGCGDYATNVALLLAKGGGDALGIAEVLRRRLVRTPGIARVDIADPGFLNITLDATSHAQLVRDVLSQGLRYGHGDALAGVSVPVGSSAEVRAALVGHVVRGLVAAAGGVVVRGDGPVPRAVPVSGRDLLTSLGSDAARWALLWPAAHDLPDLDPARLLSQREDNPLFRVRYAHARVRGLVRSAHQLGITPAPGAYDHPAETALLALLADHPRTVAAAARHRAPDQLARHLVATADTFFRFHDVCPPLPSGEVKPSAAHRSRLALAEAVGVVLAGGLHLLGISAPAHL; this is encoded by the coding sequence GTGACTCCCGCCCAGCTCTCCCGCACTGTGCTGCACACCGTGCGTCGTGCCGTCGAGGACGACGAGCTGTGCGTTGCCGTGCCGGAGCGGGTGAAGGTGCGCACTCCGCCTCGGCCCGGGTGTGGGGATTACGCCACCAATGTCGCCCTGCTGCTGGCCAAGGGGGGCGGTGATGCGCTGGGTATCGCCGAGGTATTGCGGCGGCGGCTCGTCCGTACGCCCGGGATCGCTCGTGTCGACATCGCCGACCCCGGGTTTCTCAACATCACGCTCGACGCCACCTCCCATGCTCAGCTCGTGCGGGACGTCCTCTCCCAGGGGCTCCGCTACGGGCACGGTGACGCGCTCGCGGGGGTCTCCGTTCCCGTCGGGTCCAGTGCTGAGGTGCGGGCCGCGCTGGTCGGGCATGTGGTGCGGGGGCTCGTCGCGGCCGCCGGGGGAGTCGTCGTCCGGGGGGACGGGCCCGTCCCCCGGGCCGTTCCGGTCTCCGGGCGTGATCTGCTCACCTCCCTCGGGTCCGACGCCGCCCGCTGGGCGCTGCTCTGGCCCGCGGCCCACGATCTGCCCGATCTCGACCCCGCCCGTCTCCTCTCCCAGCGCGAGGACAACCCCCTCTTCCGGGTGCGGTACGCCCATGCCCGTGTTCGTGGCCTGGTGAGGAGCGCGCACCAGCTCGGCATCACGCCCGCCCCCGGCGCCTACGACCACCCCGCCGAGACCGCCCTTCTCGCCCTCCTCGCCGACCATCCCCGCACCGTCGCCGCTGCCGCCCGGCATCGTGCGCCTGACCAGCTCGCGCGGCATCTTGTCGCCACCGCCGACACGTTCTTCCGGTTCCATGACGTCTGTCCGCCCCTCCCGTCCGGCGAGGTCAAACCCTCGGCCGCCCACCGTTCCCGGCTGGCCCTTGCCGAGGCCGTCGGGGTGGTGCTCGCCGGCGGCCTGCATCTGCTCGGCATCAGCGCACCCGCCCACCTGTAA
- a CDS encoding tyrosine-type recombinase/integrase has product MKSYKVAVWKISINRSAKKPTYLVRWAVDGNPFHEVYKTQALADRFRAKLLRATEKGEPFDTVTGLPDSFRGGKAAETFLKLALAYVDDRWQDASAKQRDSMTDALATAIPALVKAVRGRPSPEVLRKALRSYLLPVPRRERERPADVATAVRWLEKASLPVGELQDIKHAQALVDAVSRKLDGKPAASQTYRRRRAVVFNCLEYAVELEMLSTNPLSKIKRKRKNGHRPVQEVDRRVVVNPRQARELLTAVTYVGGYERASGRRLRAFFGVLYYAAARPGEALGLRSSDCVLPEKGWGRIELQETRPTAGKAWTDSDEVHDRRGLKQRDDGEARLVPIPPPLVRLLREHLEEFRTGEDGRLFNSERGNVVAASSYSRVWKATRELALLPGQVSSVLATRPYDLRHAGVSQWLNSGVPAPEVAARAGHSVEVLLKIYAKCIDGQEAEMNDRIMKSLGE; this is encoded by the coding sequence GTGAAGTCTTACAAGGTGGCCGTGTGGAAGATCAGCATCAACCGCTCAGCGAAGAAACCGACGTACCTGGTGCGTTGGGCTGTGGACGGCAATCCCTTCCATGAGGTCTACAAGACGCAAGCACTGGCCGACAGGTTCCGTGCGAAGCTGCTGCGAGCCACGGAGAAGGGAGAACCCTTCGACACCGTGACCGGTCTTCCGGATTCATTCCGGGGCGGGAAGGCAGCTGAGACCTTCCTGAAACTGGCGCTCGCGTATGTGGACGACCGATGGCAGGACGCTTCCGCGAAGCAGAGGGACAGCATGACGGACGCGTTGGCTACGGCCATTCCTGCACTGGTCAAGGCGGTGCGGGGGCGTCCTTCGCCTGAGGTACTGCGGAAGGCGCTCCGCTCGTACCTGCTGCCGGTTCCCCGGAGAGAGCGGGAGCGGCCGGCGGACGTGGCGACTGCCGTGCGCTGGCTCGAAAAGGCGTCTCTGCCGGTCGGGGAGCTTCAGGACATCAAGCACGCTCAGGCCCTGGTTGATGCGGTCAGCCGAAAGCTCGATGGGAAACCTGCGGCATCGCAGACGTACCGGCGTAGGCGGGCGGTGGTGTTCAACTGTCTGGAGTACGCCGTTGAGCTGGAGATGCTGTCTACCAATCCGCTGAGCAAGATCAAGCGCAAGCGGAAGAATGGGCACCGGCCGGTACAGGAGGTTGATCGCCGCGTCGTGGTCAACCCTCGGCAGGCGCGCGAGCTGCTGACCGCGGTGACGTACGTCGGCGGTTACGAGCGGGCCAGTGGTCGGCGGCTGCGGGCGTTCTTTGGGGTCCTGTATTACGCGGCTGCTCGCCCCGGTGAGGCGCTGGGCCTGCGGTCGTCGGACTGTGTGCTCCCCGAGAAGGGATGGGGCCGGATCGAACTTCAGGAGACGCGTCCGACAGCGGGGAAGGCGTGGACCGACTCCGACGAGGTGCATGACCGGCGGGGCCTGAAGCAGCGAGACGATGGCGAGGCGCGTCTCGTGCCTATCCCGCCGCCGCTGGTCCGGCTGCTCCGGGAGCACTTGGAGGAATTCAGGACGGGGGAGGACGGACGGCTGTTCAACAGCGAGCGGGGCAATGTCGTAGCGGCGTCGTCGTACTCCCGCGTCTGGAAGGCGACGCGGGAACTGGCGCTGCTGCCTGGCCAAGTCTCCTCGGTGCTGGCCACTCGCCCGTACGACCTGCGGCACGCGGGTGTCTCTCAGTGGCTCAACTCCGGCGTTCCTGCTCCGGAAGTGGCCGCTCGAGCGGGGCACTCAGTGGAGGTGCTGCTCAAAATCTATGCCAAGTGTATCGATGGCCAAGAGGCCGAGATGAATGACCGGATCATGAAAAGCCTCGGCGAGTAA